The following proteins come from a genomic window of Nocardioides albertanoniae:
- the gcl gene encoding glyoxylate carboligase, with the protein MARMRAVDAAVLILEKEGATQLFGLPGAAINPFYSAMRQHGGLDHVLARHVEAASHMAEGYTRAAPGNIGVCIGTSGPAGTDMITGLYSASADSIPILCITGQAPVAKLHKEDFQAVDIASIAGPLTKMAVTVMEAAQVPGTFQKAFRLMREGRPGPVLVDLPLDVQLAEIDFDIETYEPLPVAKPAASRAQAEKALTMMLEAERPLIVAGGGVINADAADLLVELAEVTGVPVVPTLMGWGALPDDHLLNAGMAGLQTAHRYGNATMLASDFVLGIGNRWANRHTGSIETYTAGRTFVHIDIEPTQIGRVFAPDYSIVSDARAALEVLVEVARERSAAGTLVDRTAWAQECAERKRTLQRKTHFDDIPIKPQRVYEEMNRAFGADTRYVTTIGLSQIQAAQMLHVYKPRHWINAGQAGPLGWTLPAALGVATAVPDGQVVALSGDYDFQFLIEELAVGAQFNIPYIHVVVNNSYLGLIRQAQRGFEMDYFVQLAFDNVNSPEVDGYGVDHLKVAEGLGCKSVRVTDPADLGDAFEKAKALMAEYRVPVLVEVILERVTNVSMGVEIDGVVEFEELAERAEHAPTALVPMS; encoded by the coding sequence ATGGCACGCATGCGCGCGGTCGACGCCGCCGTCCTGATCCTGGAGAAGGAGGGCGCGACCCAGCTGTTCGGCCTCCCCGGCGCCGCGATCAACCCGTTCTACAGCGCGATGCGCCAGCACGGTGGTCTCGACCATGTGCTGGCCCGCCACGTCGAGGCCGCCTCCCACATGGCCGAGGGCTACACCCGCGCCGCGCCCGGCAACATCGGCGTCTGCATCGGCACCTCCGGCCCGGCCGGCACCGACATGATCACCGGCCTCTACTCGGCCTCCGCCGACTCGATCCCGATCCTGTGCATCACCGGCCAGGCCCCGGTCGCGAAGCTCCACAAGGAAGACTTCCAGGCCGTCGACATCGCCTCGATCGCCGGTCCGCTCACCAAGATGGCGGTCACCGTGATGGAGGCCGCCCAGGTGCCGGGCACCTTCCAGAAGGCCTTCCGGCTGATGCGCGAGGGACGTCCCGGCCCGGTCCTGGTCGACCTCCCGCTCGACGTACAGCTCGCCGAGATCGACTTCGACATCGAGACGTACGAACCGCTGCCGGTCGCGAAGCCGGCGGCCAGCCGGGCGCAGGCGGAGAAGGCCCTGACGATGATGCTCGAGGCGGAGCGTCCGCTGATCGTCGCCGGCGGTGGCGTGATCAACGCCGACGCCGCCGACCTGCTGGTCGAGCTCGCCGAGGTCACCGGTGTGCCGGTCGTCCCGACGCTGATGGGCTGGGGCGCGCTCCCCGACGACCACCTGCTCAACGCGGGCATGGCCGGCCTCCAGACCGCCCACCGCTACGGCAACGCGACGATGCTCGCCAGCGACTTCGTGCTCGGCATCGGCAACCGGTGGGCCAACCGTCACACCGGCTCGATCGAGACCTACACCGCCGGACGTACGTTCGTGCACATCGACATCGAGCCGACCCAGATCGGCCGGGTCTTCGCCCCCGACTACTCGATCGTCTCCGACGCCCGCGCGGCGCTCGAGGTGCTCGTCGAGGTCGCCCGCGAACGGTCCGCCGCCGGCACGCTGGTCGACCGCACGGCCTGGGCGCAGGAGTGCGCCGAGCGCAAGCGCACGCTGCAGCGCAAGACGCACTTCGACGACATCCCGATCAAGCCGCAGCGGGTCTACGAGGAGATGAACCGTGCCTTCGGGGCCGACACGCGCTACGTCACCACGATCGGTCTCTCCCAGATCCAGGCGGCGCAGATGCTGCACGTCTACAAGCCGCGGCACTGGATCAACGCAGGTCAGGCGGGTCCGCTCGGCTGGACCCTCCCGGCCGCGCTGGGGGTCGCGACCGCCGTGCCCGACGGGCAGGTCGTCGCGCTCTCGGGCGACTACGACTTCCAGTTCCTGATCGAGGAGCTGGCCGTCGGCGCCCAGTTCAACATCCCCTACATCCACGTGGTCGTGAACAACTCCTACCTCGGCCTCATCCGCCAGGCGCAGCGCGGCTTCGAGATGGATTACTTCGTGCAGCTCGCCTTCGACAACGTCAACAGCCCCGAGGTCGACGGCTACGGCGTCGATCACCTGAAGGTCGCCGAGGGGCTGGGCTGCAAGTCCGTACGCGTCACCGACCCGGCCGATCTCGGCGATGCCTTCGAGAAGGCCAAGGCGCTGATGGCCGAATACCGCGTGCCGGTGCTCGTCGAGGTCATCCTCGAGCGGGTCACCAACGTGTCGATGGGTGTCGAGATCGACGGTGTCGTGGAGTTCGAGGAGCTGGCCGAGCGTGCTGAGCACGCCCCGACCGCACTCGTGCCGATGAGCTGA
- a CDS encoding 2-hydroxy-3-oxopropionate reductase — translation MTNIAFIGLGIMGNPMAVHLAAAGHTVAGYDHSLDRAKPLVEAGGRAATTTADACRDADVVCVMVPDSPHVEEVLTAEGGVFESAPAGALIIDFSSIRPDVSAGLAEQATERGFRILDAPVSGGEAGAKNAALSIMVGGSGDDFATAKPLFDAVGKTVVHVGPSGAGQTVKAANQLIVAANIQALSEAVVFLEAYGVDTKAALEVLGGGLAGSSVLNQKKENMLTRSFQPGFRIDLHHKDMGIVTSAAREAGVVVPLGSLVAQLMASARANGDGGLDHSGLLRGVERLSGSTTEKEN, via the coding sequence ATGACCAACATCGCCTTCATCGGCCTCGGCATCATGGGCAACCCGATGGCCGTCCACCTGGCCGCCGCCGGCCACACCGTCGCCGGCTACGACCACTCGCTCGACCGGGCGAAGCCGCTCGTCGAGGCCGGCGGCCGCGCCGCCACAACGACCGCCGACGCCTGCCGTGACGCCGACGTCGTCTGCGTCATGGTCCCGGACTCGCCCCACGTCGAGGAGGTCCTCACCGCCGAGGGCGGCGTCTTCGAGTCCGCCCCCGCCGGTGCGCTGATCATCGACTTCTCCAGCATCCGGCCCGACGTGAGCGCGGGGCTCGCCGAGCAGGCCACCGAGCGTGGCTTCCGCATCCTCGACGCCCCGGTCTCCGGTGGCGAGGCCGGCGCGAAGAACGCCGCGCTCTCCATCATGGTCGGCGGCTCCGGAGACGACTTCGCCACCGCCAAGCCCCTCTTCGACGCCGTCGGCAAGACCGTCGTCCACGTCGGCCCGAGCGGCGCCGGCCAGACGGTCAAGGCGGCCAACCAGCTCATCGTCGCCGCCAACATCCAGGCGCTCTCGGAGGCGGTCGTCTTCCTCGAGGCGTACGGCGTAGACACGAAGGCCGCCCTCGAGGTGCTCGGCGGCGGGCTCGCGGGCTCGAGCGTGCTCAACCAGAAGAAGGAGAACATGCTGACCCGCTCCTTCCAGCCCGGCTTCCGGATCGACCTGCACCACAAGGACATGGGGATCGTCACCTCCGCCGCCCGTGAGGCCGGCGTCGTCGTCCCGCTCGGCTCGCTGGTCGCCCAGCTGATGGCGAGCGCCCGTGCCAACGGCGACGGCGGCCTGGACCACTCCGGGCTGCTCCGGGGCGTCGAGCGCCTCAGCGGCTCGACCACCGAGAAGGAGAACTGA
- a CDS encoding PucR family transcriptional regulator: MAELLETASLGLRLLHAPEGALDRPVGRSVTIDLLEPGRYLTGGELVLTGLVWRRDPADSETFVSSIAAGGATCLLAGAALLGAVPDDLVAACRHHRVALVEVPGDVAFADVSEHVAAAGAAGESARMSASLARQRQLLSAIASGRSLDEIAARVASEIGHACRVITANGRHVVPGPGELDAETVDTLTHRFLTADMLPAVSEADGRGYSLFPVGSGLADRLTGWTVAVEGDHTGWPREDLDMVHEFGAITALDRSRRDEGQRVRRPLAAETLAHLEAGASPAEIATGLRQSGLDPDRPLVLAVAELGPGGPPDAAAAVLEDVALGLGPSVVANARDGRAVAFLPSLPDLTDQLRRSLSRLSPALVRGSLSVGLSGESGLGALAGALEEARFAHRVARSGGGAVTLSSSEEVTSHVLLLATVPDDIRRTYAQRVLGPVIDHDQRTGSDLVSTLDQFLSSAGSWTRTAETLHLHVNSVRYRISRVEELTGRDLTTMEDRVDVFLALRSL; this comes from the coding sequence TTGGCAGAGCTGTTGGAGACGGCCAGCCTGGGGCTGCGGCTGCTGCACGCGCCCGAGGGGGCGTTGGACCGCCCCGTGGGGCGATCCGTCACGATCGACCTGCTGGAGCCGGGGCGCTATCTGACCGGTGGCGAGCTCGTGCTCACCGGCCTGGTCTGGCGCCGTGACCCGGCCGACAGCGAGACCTTCGTGTCCTCGATCGCGGCGGGTGGTGCGACCTGCCTGCTGGCGGGCGCGGCCCTCCTCGGCGCGGTGCCCGACGACCTCGTCGCGGCCTGTCGTCACCATCGGGTCGCCCTGGTCGAGGTGCCCGGAGATGTCGCGTTCGCCGACGTGAGCGAGCATGTCGCGGCCGCGGGAGCCGCCGGCGAGAGCGCCCGGATGTCAGCCAGCCTGGCCCGTCAGCGTCAGCTCCTCTCCGCCATCGCCTCGGGTCGCAGCCTCGACGAGATCGCCGCGCGGGTGGCCTCCGAGATCGGCCACGCCTGCCGGGTGATCACCGCCAACGGCCGACATGTCGTGCCCGGTCCCGGAGAGCTCGACGCCGAGACCGTCGACACCCTCACCCACCGCTTCCTGACCGCCGACATGCTGCCCGCGGTCTCCGAGGCCGACGGCCGCGGCTACTCGCTCTTCCCGGTCGGGTCGGGGCTCGCCGATCGACTCACCGGATGGACCGTCGCGGTCGAGGGCGACCACACCGGCTGGCCCCGTGAAGACCTCGACATGGTCCACGAGTTCGGCGCGATCACCGCCCTCGACCGTTCGCGCCGCGACGAGGGCCAACGCGTGCGGCGCCCCCTGGCGGCCGAGACCCTCGCCCACCTCGAGGCCGGTGCGTCGCCCGCCGAGATCGCGACCGGGCTACGCCAGTCCGGGCTCGACCCCGACCGACCGCTCGTGCTCGCCGTCGCCGAGCTCGGCCCGGGCGGCCCGCCCGATGCCGCTGCCGCGGTGCTCGAGGATGTCGCCCTCGGCCTGGGTCCCTCCGTGGTCGCCAACGCCCGCGACGGCCGCGCGGTCGCCTTCCTCCCCTCCCTCCCCGACCTCACCGACCAGCTGCGCCGCTCGCTCTCCCGGCTGTCCCCCGCGCTGGTCCGCGGCTCGCTGTCGGTGGGCCTGAGCGGCGAGAGCGGCCTCGGCGCACTCGCCGGCGCACTGGAGGAGGCGCGGTTCGCCCACCGGGTCGCGCGCTCCGGCGGCGGCGCGGTGACGCTCTCCAGCTCCGAGGAGGTCACCTCCCACGTGCTGCTGCTCGCCACCGTGCCCGACGACATCCGCCGCACCTATGCCCAGCGAGTGCTCGGCCCCGTGATCGATCACGACCAGCGCACCGGCAGCGACCTGGTCTCCACCCTCGACCAGTTCCTCAGCAGCGCGGGCTCATGGACGCGTACGGCCGAGACGCTCCATCTCCACGTCAACAGCGTGCGCTACCGGATCTCCCGCGTCGAGGAGCTGACCGGGCGCGACCTGACCACGATGGAGGACCGGGTCGACGTCTTCCTCGCGCTCCGCTCGCTCTAG
- a CDS encoding hydroxypyruvate isomerase family protein produces the protein MSHQLRYEVNCSILFTELPLLERPAAVKAAGFDAVEFWWPFAGAVPSDKETDAFVAAVQDAGVSLVGLNFFAGDMPGGDRGLVSWPARSSEFRDNIEATIGIGERLGCTAFNALYGNRVDGVSAEEQDELGAENLALAARAAARIGGTVLVEPVSGAERYPLLTAADAVAVIDRASEANIGLLADLYHLAVNGDDVDAVIAAYAARTTHVQIADAPGRNEPGTGDLPLGRQLAALEAAGYSGWVGLEYKPATTSAASFDWLPRERRGAATATR, from the coding sequence ATGTCTCACCAGCTCCGCTACGAGGTGAACTGCTCGATCCTGTTCACAGAGCTCCCGCTGCTCGAGCGCCCCGCGGCGGTCAAGGCCGCAGGCTTCGACGCGGTGGAGTTCTGGTGGCCCTTCGCCGGGGCGGTGCCCTCCGACAAGGAGACGGACGCCTTCGTCGCCGCCGTTCAGGACGCCGGCGTGAGCCTGGTCGGCCTCAACTTCTTCGCCGGAGACATGCCCGGCGGCGACCGGGGCCTGGTCTCGTGGCCGGCCCGGTCGAGCGAGTTCCGCGACAACATCGAGGCCACGATCGGCATCGGTGAGCGCCTCGGCTGCACCGCGTTCAACGCGCTCTACGGCAACCGCGTCGACGGTGTCTCCGCCGAGGAGCAGGACGAGCTCGGCGCCGAGAACCTCGCGCTGGCCGCCCGTGCCGCGGCCCGCATCGGCGGCACCGTGCTGGTCGAGCCGGTCAGCGGCGCCGAGCGTTACCCGTTGCTCACCGCCGCCGACGCCGTGGCCGTGATCGACCGGGCCAGCGAGGCCAACATCGGCCTGCTCGCCGACCTCTACCACCTCGCCGTGAACGGCGACGACGTCGACGCGGTCATCGCTGCGTACGCCGCACGCACCACCCACGTGCAGATCGCCGACGCCCCGGGCCGCAACGAGCCCGGCACCGGCGATCTCCCGCTCGGTCGGCAGCTCGCCGCCCTCGAGGCGGCCGGCTACTCCGGCTGGGTCGGGCTGGAGTACAAGCCCGCCACGACCTCCGCCGCCAGCTTCGACTGGCTCCCGCGCGAGCGCCGCGGCGCCGCCACCGCCACCCGCTGA
- a CDS encoding glycerate kinase, which translates to MVRVLIASDKFKGSLTAAEVAAAVGTGMRRGRTDVVVDAIPVADGGDGTLAAAESAGYVVVPVTVTGPTGDLVLSAYARHGDVAVVELADAAGLARLPGPPDPMGASSIGAGQVMAAAIDAGCRRIVLGIGGSASTDGGAGLVRGLGARLSTAVDGPVADGGAGLAEVASLDLGDLRRRIDGVEITVACDVDNPLTGPHGAAAVYGPQKGADADQVRRLDAALGHWADVVAASTGRDLRDSPGAGAAGGVGFAALALLGAELRSGIDLVLELVGFDAALDGAALVVTGEGALDEQTLRGKAPAGVSAVATRAGVPVVAVCGVNHLDDDRLRAAGIEAAYALADIEPDLRRCLSDGAALLERVGERIVADQLSDVHRGSSVNTHLPRGAPRGNRDLTETPRSASEEPVT; encoded by the coding sequence ATGGTCCGCGTGCTGATCGCCTCCGACAAGTTCAAGGGGTCGCTCACCGCTGCCGAGGTCGCGGCAGCGGTGGGCACCGGGATGCGCCGTGGGCGCACCGATGTGGTCGTCGACGCGATCCCGGTCGCCGACGGCGGTGACGGCACCCTGGCCGCGGCGGAGTCCGCCGGGTATGTCGTCGTTCCGGTCACGGTGACCGGGCCGACCGGAGACCTGGTCCTGAGTGCGTACGCCCGCCACGGCGATGTCGCCGTCGTCGAGCTGGCCGACGCGGCCGGGCTTGCCCGGTTGCCGGGGCCGCCGGATCCGATGGGTGCCTCCAGCATCGGTGCCGGACAGGTCATGGCCGCCGCGATCGACGCCGGCTGCCGCCGGATCGTGCTCGGCATCGGGGGCAGCGCCAGCACCGACGGCGGGGCCGGCCTGGTCCGCGGTCTCGGGGCCCGGCTGTCCACCGCCGTCGATGGTCCGGTCGCCGACGGCGGCGCCGGCCTGGCAGAGGTGGCCAGCCTCGACCTGGGTGACCTGCGCCGACGGATCGACGGGGTCGAGATCACCGTCGCCTGCGACGTCGACAACCCGCTGACCGGACCCCACGGCGCGGCCGCGGTCTACGGCCCGCAGAAAGGCGCCGACGCCGACCAGGTGAGACGCCTCGACGCCGCGCTCGGTCACTGGGCAGACGTCGTCGCCGCCTCGACCGGCCGCGACCTTCGAGACAGCCCCGGCGCCGGGGCTGCGGGCGGCGTCGGGTTCGCCGCACTCGCGCTGCTGGGCGCCGAGCTTCGCTCGGGGATCGACCTCGTGCTCGAGCTCGTCGGTTTCGACGCAGCCCTGGACGGCGCTGCGCTCGTCGTGACCGGCGAGGGCGCCCTCGACGAGCAGACGCTGCGCGGAAAGGCGCCGGCCGGCGTCTCCGCCGTGGCCACCCGCGCGGGCGTGCCGGTGGTGGCGGTCTGCGGGGTCAACCACCTCGACGACGACCGGCTGCGGGCGGCCGGGATCGAGGCTGCGTACGCCTTGGCGGACATCGAACCCGACCTGCGCCGATGCCTGAGCGACGGTGCTGCTCTGCTCGAGCGGGTCGGCGAACGGATCGTGGCCGACCAGCTGAGCGATGTTCACCGAGGTAGCTCGGTGAACACCCACCTCCCTCGTGGAGCTCCACGAGGGAACCGCGACCTGACCGAGACACCTCGGTCAGCATCCGAGGAGCCGGTGACATGA